The DNA sequence AGGACACCCGGGTAGATCGTCGCAGGGTGAGTCAAAGCTTCATTACGCACAGCTCTCCGCATAGCCGCGTCCGAAAGACGGTTCGACTGGGAGGATTCTGATCGTCGGTTGCTCATATGTACTCGACGGGCCGTCAGGCCTGAGGACCTCCGGCCGGATGCGGCTGACGGCCGCGTTTCGGGCGCTCTCTTGAAAAGAAAGGTGCAGTCAAAGTTCGTCTCGCACCAGTACGATCTCCACTCGGGGCAGCTTGTATTCCCACGCCCTCACCGATTCATCCGGTTTACGCGGAAGCGGAACAGCGCCTCCGTAGCCCTCGGCCTTCATCCTCTTCGGATCGATGTTGTGGGTAACTTCAAGGTACCTGGTCACAGCCTCGGCCCTCTCCTGAGAGAGACGTTGGTTCAGCGCGGGATCGCCCGCTGTGCCTGTGTGGCCCTTAACCACCATTCTGAAATGGGGATAGTGCTTCAAGATATCCACCGCCTGATCGATGACTTCCTTGGCCATAAAGTCCAGTTGATGGGACCCACTCTGAAATATGACAGGGTCAACTCGTAGCGTGCCCACTTCTCTGAGCGCAAGCCATCCGCCCTCGTCAAGCGATGTGAACCGGGCTTGCAAGGAGCTTTTGGCGTCGGCAGGAGGCTCTCCCTTGCCGGGGGATTTGAACCCGGTGATCCCCTTCACAAAGAGATCCTTGAGGTACGAGCTGTTGATCAAGCGGTACGCGTCACCCGATGGCACGGGATTTGTTGAAAAATCACCCGCATGTATCAGAGTGCTGATGGTAGACTCAATGGTGTTTACAAGAACTTCCTGCCCGGAGATTCCTGGCCCGGCTATGCCAAACCACTGCTCGCAGTTCTCTGTTAGGTTCACCCATCTTACTCCTTTGAGCATAGAATCCACCGAACCCTCGGGAAGCCCTGTTTCCGCAACAAGTCGCTCGCGTAGCAGTTGCGGCTGTTGCTGAAACTCCTTGAGCACCCCGAAGTACGCGGAGAGAACCAGTTTCACCACATCCGGATTCTTCTGGGCGAACCTCCTGTTCACCAGAAGTA is a window from the Desulfomonile tiedjei genome containing:
- a CDS encoding OmpA family protein, whose translation is MNRRVVGALLLLLVGAVAIVAAWFLLPLFKEIQEKAATDAQDTKGKISLVLDNWTGYFIFRSAEMKKQLRRAGWLLSCEDDNADYTRRMKRLRDGEIDFAVATVDSFVVDTAGFGVPGTIIMVIDESKGGDAILARSDKVTSLDDLKGRPNIAVSFTPDSPSHYLLKAASHHFHVPELLPPPGPLRIETKGSTEALAKLLQGNTDVAVMWEPDVSRALSQQGIVKILGTEDTEKLIVDILLVNRRFAQKNPDVVKLVLSAYFGVLKEFQQQPQLLRERLVAETGLPEGSVDSMLKGVRWVNLTENCEQWFGIAGPGISGQEVLVNTIESTISTLIHAGDFSTNPVPSGDAYRLINSSYLKDLFVKGITGFKSPGKGEPPADAKSSLQARFTSLDEGGWLALREVGTLRVDPVIFQSGSHQLDFMAKEVIDQAVDILKHYPHFRMVVKGHTGTAGDPALNQRLSQERAEAVTRYLEVTHNIDPKRMKAEGYGGAVPLPRKPDESVRAWEYKLPRVEIVLVRDEL